In Oncorhynchus mykiss isolate Arlee chromosome 19, USDA_OmykA_1.1, whole genome shotgun sequence, the sequence TATAACGCCCTAATTGGTTTCTGTGGgataggtaaaacagatttaaattGATTGCCATTAATTGTCTTTTGTGAGACCACATTATCTTCCACAATTCAAGGAGGCTTTAAACAAACCAATTAATTTACTTCgctcccctcctttccttccctctctctcacactttctttCGGCTCTtgtatttctctcctctctttctgtaacaCCACTGTTTCTCAGGCCAGATGTatatacctctctcctctctttctgtaacaCCACTGTTTCTCAGGCCAGATGTatatacctctctcctctctttctgtaacaCCACTGTTTCTCAGGCCAGGTGTatatacctctctcctctctttctgtaacaCCACTGTTTCTCAGGCCAGATGTAatatacctctctcctctctttcggTCATACCACCgtttcccacacatgctgagcacttgttggctgcttttacttcactttgcggtccaactcatcccaaaccatctcaatttggttgaggtcgggtgattgcgggggccaggtcatctgatgcagcactccatcactctcctttgtgCTCAAATAtcccttgcacagcctggaggtgtgttgggtcattgtcctgatgaaaaacaaatgatagtgggactaagtgcaaaccagatgagatggcgtatcgctgcagaatgctgtggtagccatgctggttaagtgcgccttgaattctaaataaatcacagacattgtcaccagcaaagcacccccacaccatcacacttcctactcaatgcttcacggtgggaaccacacgggCAGAGGTCaatcgttcacctactctgcacagaggttggaaccaaaaatctcacatttggactcatcagacagagcaaaggacagatttccaccggtctattgtccattgctcgtgtttcttggcccaagcaagtctcttgttcttattggtgtcctttagtagtggtgtctttgcagtaattcgaccatgaagacctgattcacgcagtctcctctgaacagatgatGTTGTGAAATGTCtgtttacttgaactctgtgaagcatttatttgggctgcaatttctgaggctggtaactctaatgaacttatcctctacagcagaggtaactctgggtcttcctttcctgtggcggtcctcatgagagccagtttcatcatagcgcttgatggtttttgtgactgcacttgaagaaacgttcaatattcttgacattttccacattgactgacctattgatggactgttgtttctctttgcttatttgagctgttctttccataatatgaacattgtcttttaccaaatagggctatcttctgtataccaccccttccttgtcacaacacaactgattggctcaaacacagtaagaaggaaataaacaaggcacacctgttaattaaaacgcatgctaggtgactacctcatgaagagagaatgccaagagtgtgcaaagcggtcatcaaggcaaagggtggctactttgacgaatctcaaaactcaaatacatttagatttgtttaacacttttttggttactacatgattccatgtgtgttatttcatagtttggatgtcttcactattattctaaaatgtaaaaaatagtaagtAAATTCaaaaaaagccttgaatgagtagatgtatccaaacctttgactggtactgtaattccaCTTCGACTATATGAGGTATTGAGTGTAGGCCAGTGAGACGAAAATCTCAAATtattcaattttaaattcaggccgaaacacaacaaaatgtggaaaaagttgaggggtgtgaacactttctgttgtcactatgcatttggaaagtattcagaccccttgaccttttccacattatgttacagtACAACTTTATTGTAAAATGAATTTCAAAAAGATAAATAATACTCATTAAACTAAACACAATACCCtggaatgacaaagcaaaaacagatttttggaaatgtttatacaaggtcccacagttgacagtgtatgtcacagcaaacaccaagccatgaggttgaaggactGGTCCGTAGAACTTctagataggattgtgtcgaggcacagatctgggaaagggtaccaaaaaaatggaagaagttcttaaatggaagaagtttggaaccaccaagactcatcctagagttggccacccggccaaactgagcaaccgggggagaagggccttggtcagggaggtgaccaagaacccgatgggcactctgacagagctcaagagttcctctttggagatgggagaaccttccaaaaggatgaccatctctgcagaactccaccaatcaggcctttatggtagagtggccagtcaaaagccactcctcagtaaaaggcacatgacagcccacttggagttgccaaaaggcacctaaaggactctcagatcatgagaaacaagattttctggtctgatgaaattaaGATCAAACTCTTTGGCATAAATGCCAAGCgtgacgtctggaggaaacctggaaccatccctacggtgaagcatggtggtgaggggatgtttttcagtggcagggactgggagactaatcaggaatgagggaaagatgaacggagcaatgtacaaagagatccttgatgaaaacctgctccagagcactcaggacttcagactggggttgaaggttcaccttccaacaggacaacgacccaaagcacacagtcaagacaacgcaggagtggctaagtctctgaatgtccttgggtggCCCAGCCACATcctagacttgaacccgatcaaacatctctggagagaactgaaaacagctgtgcaacatcgctccccatccaacctgacgctCCCCAACGCTTATCcaaccttgagaggatctgcagagaagaatgggataaactccccaaatacaggtgtgccaagcttgttgcatcatacccaagaagacttgaggctgtaatcgctgacaccGGTGCTTCAGCAAATTCCTGAGTACAGGggctgaatacttacgtaaatgtgatacttCCATCTTTATTTGTATTAGATTTGCaaaaagtgttttgtttcatcattatggggtattgtgatgtcattatggggtattgtgtgtagattgatgagaaaaaacactaacaatttagtccattttagaataaggcagtaacgcaacaaaatgtggataaagtcaagaggtctgaatcctttccgTATGCACTctatgtgtacgcgaccaatccAATTTGATGACTAAGGGTTGAAAGATCCCCTCACTTCTCAGAAAGGGAGTTTTGTGATTGTGGAAGATTTCCCTCAATTCTACTTAGTTTATGTTGACTCATCATGACCGGCACTGCACAAATACACGTACGCACgtgcacagccacacacacacacacacacataagcacacccacgcacgcacacacacacacacacacagccacgcacATTACATTGTGAAAAAAGCATTTCTTACCATAAAGTAACAACAAAATGCCAACAGTAAAGCTGCCTTTCAACTTTATTTACTGTAAATTACATGTATAAAGTTCAAAGGTTTTGTAGTCTATTTcttattttatgtatatttcttTCATATTACAATGTCGTCTTGTTGTAAAACAAGCATTTGGACCTACGTATTCATCAAGCAGCCACAGACCTCGTGTTGTTTCTATGTCAGAAAGCAGGAAGACAGAAACTTTGAGATCTAACTATCATTCTTCTCTTCATGACAGCTCCTCCTGACACCACAGCAGACCTCGTGTTGTTCCTGTGAGAAAGTAGAGAAGCTCATAGAAGATTACAGCAGCATACTGTATGAAACCCAGGGATGCATTCATGAACACAATGTTTAAACGTGTTAGAAAAAGACGTTGGTGTACCAATCAAACAAGACTTCAAATCATTAAAACTGACTGGTACCAAGGCTACTCTAACAAATGCTAAGAAGTAAGAAGAAGAATGACTTGGTGTAAATGGTAACATACCAAGTCAGACATGTGGTTCATGCCACATTCGAAGGTTGACTCTCCACTGTCATATTTCTTGTTGTGTTCTATGACCCTGGTCCTACACTCGAGCCAGATCTTCTTGCGCTTGGCTTCCTCCTCCTTGGATTTGTACTTCTTCCCTGTAAATACACACATTCTGTAAATGAGAATTAGAAGTACTTTGTTAAACTGTGCAGTGTACAAGATGTTCAGTCTCATCACTGTATTCTTCGTGTTGTATGGAAGGAAGTGTTCTGTCTACATGACGAACACAGGCTAGGATTGTTTTTCCCACAGGGGGTATTTGATTATGCCCAAATTCTTTTTCAACGTCTGGGGAGAAGGAAACATGTATTGTCTGTGTGAATTCATCTCATCATGATCATGCGACAGTCGGGTACATGCTACAATGATCAATTATGCATAAAACAAATCTAATTTTGTTTTGAGTTTTGTAGAACAAGCAATTGACACAGGCACACACCTGTGGTTTATAAGCTGTGTTTTATATGGGCTGTGTTTTATATGGGCTGTGTTTTATATGGGCTGTGTTTTATATGGGCTGTGTTTTATATGGGCTGTGTTTTATAAGCTGTGTTTTATATGGGC encodes:
- the LOC110498158 gene encoding cathepsin K, yielding MASERQDVDKEFEEWKEKHGKKYKSKEEEAKRKKIWLECRTRVIEHNKKYDSGESTFECGMNHMSDLEQHEVCCGVRRSCHEEKNDS